ACGACGATGCTCGGCCACTACATCATGGACGGCGGCGGTGAGATCACCGATATCGTGGTCGTCGCCGAACGGATGGATCGGATCACGCCCTGCGGCGGCTGCAGGCAACGGTTGGCGGAGTTTTCCCTGCCATCGACCCGCCTTCACCTCTGCGACCAGAACGGCGTAGTGGAAACGACAACGATGGGTGCTATCCTGCCCTATGGTTTCTCTGGCGAGATCCTGAAATGACCACTGCCGTCGATATCCTGGTCGAACGCCTCGCCGGCCGCACGCCCAAGGTGGGCCTCGTGCTGGGCTCGGGCCTCGGCGGACTGGTCGACGAGGTGAAGAACCCGGTGCGCATCTCCTACGGCGAGCTGCCGGGCTTTCCGAAGAGCGGCGTGACCGGTCATGCCGGCGAGCTGGTGGCCGGCGACTTCAACGGCACGCCGGTGATCATGATGGCCGGCCGGGCGCATTACTACGAGCACGGCAATGCGGGCGCGATGCGTCCGGCGCTGGAGGTGCTGCAGGGCATCGGCGTCGAGACGCTGATGCTGACCAACGCCGCCGGCTCGCTGGAGCCCACCATGGGGCCGGGCTCGGTGATGCTGATCACCGACCACATCAATTTCTCTGGCTCCAACCCGCTGTTCGGCGAGCCGACCGACAAACGCTTCGTCGGCCTGACGCAGGCCTATGATGCCGAGATGCGCGCCGCGCTGGAGGCGGCGGCGCAGAAGACCGGCACGCCGCTGCACAAGGGCGTCTACATGTGGTTCTCCGGCCCGTCCTTCGAGACGCCGGCCGAAATCCGCATGGCCCGCATCGTCGGCGCCAATGCCGTCGGCATGTCGACCGTTCCCGAGGTCATCCTCGCGCGGTTTCTCGGCCTGCGCGTGGCGGCCTGTTCGGTGATCACCAATCTCGCGGCCGGAATGACCGGCGGCGAACTCTCGCACCAGGAAACCAAGGACATGGCGCCGCTCGGAGGAGCACGGCTTGCGGCGATCCTGCGCGAGGCGATCGGAGGGTTCTGATGAACGCCAAGACGGAGCATGCGGTGGCGTCGGGCGCGGCGCCCGTCCACCTGTCCAATCTGCGCCCCCGCAACGACGGCACGCCGCTGAAGGCCGAATGGTTCGAGGCGATGGACGTCAACCTGTCCGCCGCCGAGCGCCGCGCCGCGACGCTGACCACGCGGCGCACGGTGAAGAAGGCCTGGCAGGCGGCATGGCTGATCCGCGCCATCGAGGTGATCGACCTGACGACGCTTGCCGGCGACGACACGCCCGGCCGCGTGAGGAGGCTCTGCGCCAAGGCGCGCCACCCGCTGCGCGACGACCTGGTCGAGGCGCTGGGGCTGACCGGCCGGCGGCTGACCACGGGCGCGGTCTGCGTCTACCCGACGATGGTGCCGACGGCGGTGAAGGCGCTGGAAGGATCGGGCATTCCAGTCGCCTCCGTCGCCACCGGCTTCCCGACGGGTCTCACGCCGCTCAAGCAGCGGCTGGAGGAAATCCGCTATGCGGTCGGCGAGGGTGCGGGCGAGATCGACATCGTCATCACCCGCGCGCATGTGCTGAACGGCGAGTGGGCAGCCCTCTACGACGAGGTCGCCCAGATGCGCGAGGCCTGCGGCGAGGCGCATCTGAAGGCGATCCTGGCCACCGGCGAATTGAAGACGCTGACCAATGTCTACAAGGCCTCGATGGTGGCGATGCAGGCGGGCGCCGACTTCATCAAGACCTCGACCGGTACCGAGGCGGTGAACGCCACGCTGCCGGTGAGCCTCGTCATGTGCCGCGCCATCCGCGACTATCTGGAGTTCACCGGCGGCGTGCATGTCGGCTTCAAGCCCGCCGGCGGCATCCGCGCCGCCAAGGACGCGCTCGCCTGGCTGATCCTGATGAAGGAGGAGCTGGGCGACGCCTGGCTGCAGCCGGACCTGTTCCGGCTCGGCGCATCTGCGCTGCTGGGCGATATCGAGCGGCAGCTGGAGCACTATGTCACCGGGCGGTATTCGTCGAACGACCGGCACGGGATGGGGTGAGGGGAATGATCGCAAACCTGAGTTCCTTCACGCCCCCCTCTGGCCTGCCGGCCATCTCCCCCACATGGGGGGAGATTACGCGCGTCGTCGGAGCTGCCAATCTCCCCCCTTGTGGGGGAGATGGCCGGCAGGCCAGAGGGGGGCGTGAAAGAGCGCTGCCCTTCCATTCCGTTTCGGAGGTTCACCGATGAACCAGATCCAGGACATCCTGAAGACGATGGACTACGGCCCGGCGCCGGAAGAGGATGCGATCGTTCGCGACTGGCTGAAGCGGCACAAGGGCAGGTTCGGCCATTTCATCGGCGGCAAGTTCACGGCGGCGGGTGGCGAGACGTTCGGTGTCCCCAACCCCGCCACGGGTGAGACGCTGGCGGAGGTAGCGATCGCCGGGAAGAAGGAGGTCGACGCGGCGGTGAAGGCGGCGACGGGCGCCTTTGCCTCATGGTCGAAGCTTTCCGGCAATCAGCGCGCCCGGCATCTCTATGCGATTGCCAGGCAGGTGCAGAAGCATGCGCGCTTCCTGGCGGTGCTGGAGACGATGGACAACGGCAAGCCGATCCGTGAGACGCGCGACATCGACATTCCGCTGGTCGCCCGCCATTTCTACCACCATGCCGGCTGGGCAGAGCTGCGCGACGAGGCGTTTCCGGGCCACGTGCCGGCCGGGGTCTGCGGCCAGATCATCCCGTGGAACTTTCCGCTTTTGATGCTCGCCTGGAAGATCGCGCCCGCACTTGCCGCGGGCTGCACGGTCGTCTTGAAGCCGGCCGAGCACACGCCGCTGACGGCGCTTGCCTTTGCCGAGATCTGCAAGGAGGCGGGCCTGCCGGCCGGCGTCGTCAATATCGTCAACGGCGGCGGCGAGACCGGCGCGCTGATCGCCGGGCATGAGGGCATCGCCAAGCTCGCCTTCACCGGCTCGACCGAAGTCGGCCGCATCCTGCGCAAGCAGACGGCCGGATCGGGCAAGAAGCTGTCGCTGGAGCTCGGTGGCAAGTCGCCGTTCATCGTCTATGCCGATGCCGATCTCGACGCGGCGGTGGAAGGCGTGGTCGATGCGATCTGGTTCAACCAGGGCGAGGTCTGCTGCGCCGGTTCGCGCGCGATCGTGCAGGAAGGGGTGGCCGAACGGTTCTATGCCAAGCTGCGGGCGCGGATGGAAAAGCTGCGCGTCGGCGATCCGCTCGACAAGTCGACCGATGTCGGCGCGGTGGTGGCGAAGGTGCAGATGGAGCAGATCGCGGCGCGCGTGAAGGACGGCGTTGCCGAAGGCGCGGCGATGTTCCAGCCGAGCTGGGCGTCGAAGCTGTCGACCAAGGGCTGCTTCTACCCGCCGACGCTGTTCACAGACGTGATGCCGGCCTCGAAGCTGGCGCAGGAGGAGATCTTCGGCCCGGTTCTGGTGTCGATGACTTTCCGCACGCCGGGCGAGGCGATCCAGCTCGCCAACAATTCGCGCTACGGGCTCGCCGCCTCGATCTGGTCGCAGAACTTGGACACCGCCTTCGACGCGGCGCGGCGGCTGAAGGCGGGCGTGGTGTGGATCAACTCGACCAACCTGTTCGACGCGGCGATCCCCTTTGGCGGCTACAAGGAAAGCGGCTTCGGGCGCGAAGGCGGCAAGGAAGGCATGCACGAATATCTCGTGCCCGGCTGGCTGAAGACGGCGAAGCCGGCGGCCATCGCCAAGCCGCTGCCGGCGGCCGCGCCGCTCGATGCGGACGAGGAGCGCGGCGAGGGTGCTTCGCTCGACCGGACGGTGAAGCTCTATATCGGCGGCAAGCAGGCGCGGCCGGATTCGGGCTATTCCTATCCGGTCCACGACCACGCCGGAAAGTTCGTCACCGAGGCGCCGCTCGGCAACCGCAAGGACATCCGCAACGCGGTGGAAGCCGCGCACAAGGCCGACGGCTGGTCGGGCATGACCGGTCATGCAAGGGCGCAGGTGCTGTATTTCCTCGCCGAGAACCTGGAGCTGCGCGCGGGCGAATTCGCGCGGCGGCTGGTGCAGGCGACCGGTGCGTCGGCCGCGAAGGCTTCGCGCGAGGTGGACGCGACCGTGGCGCGGGTGATGTACTACGCGGCCTGGGCGGACAAGTACGACGGCGCGGCCCGCGCGCCCCAGGCGCGCATGCTGTCGGTGGTGCTCAACGAGCCGTGGGACGTGATGGCGATCTCCTGTCCTGACGAGGCGCCGCTTCTGTCCTTCGTCTCGCTGGTCGCGCCGGCGATCGCGATGGGCAATCGCGTGGTGGTCACGCCCTCGCCGCGCCAGCCGCTGGCGGCGCTCGACCTCTACCAGGTGTTCGACACGTCGGACGTGCCGGGCGGGGTGGTCAACATCGTCACCGGCGACCGCGACCAACTCGCGGGCGTGCTGGCGAAGCACGACGATGTGGCGGCGCACTGGTATTTCGGGTCCAAGGAAGGCTCGGCGCTGGTGGAGAAAGAATCGGGGGGCAACCTCAAGGCCGTGTGGGCCAATCAGGGTCTGGCGCGCGACTGGCTCGATCCGGCGCAGGGGCAGGGGGAGGAGTTCCTGTTCCACGCGGTGAGGCACAAGGCGATCTGGACGCCGTTCGGGGTGTGATGTGCGTCTCTCGGGCGCGGTGAAAAGACCCCCCTCTGGCCTGCCGGCCATCTCCCCCTCAAGGGGGGAGATTGGCAGCTTCGGCGACTGCCCGCTGCCTGCAACGCTGCCAACTGGCGAAAACCATCGTGACAGCCGATCTCCCCCCTTGAGGGGGAGATGGCCGGCAGGCCAGAGGGGGGTATCTCGTTGAGCACCCTCCTCCCCCAGGAATTCATCCGCCTCAAGCGCGACGGCAAGGCGCTGCCGAAGGCGGCCATCGCCGAATTCGTCGAGGGCATGGCCTCCGGCTCCGTCACCGAGGGGCAGGTGGCAGCCTTCGGCATGGCGGTGTTCCTCAACGGGATGAGCCGCGACGAAGCCGTCGCGTTGACGATTGCCATGCGCGATTCAGGCGAGGTGCTGGCATGGAGCCTGCCGGGACCGGTGGTGGACAAGCACTCGACCGGCGGGGTGGGCGACAACGTCTCGCTGATGCTGGCGCCGATCGTCGCTGCCTGCGGGGCCTATGTGCCGATGATCTCGGGGCGCGGGCTCGGCCACACGGGCGGGACGCTGGACAAGATGGATGCGATCCCCGGCTATGTCAGCCAGCCGGACAACCAGCGCTTCCGCAAGGTGGTGCGCGAGGTGGGCTGCGCCATCATCGGCCAGACGGGCGACCTCGCGCCCGCCGACAAGCGCTTCTATGCGATCCGCGACGTGACGGGGACGGTCGAGTCGATCCCGCTCATCACCGCCTCCATCCTGTCGAAGAAGCTCGCCGCGGGCCTTGGCGCCTTGGTGCTCGACGTCAAGTCCGGCAATGGCGCGTTCATGGCCAAGCCCCGCGATGCGTCCGCGCTCGCCAAGAGCCTGGTCGAGGTGGCGAACGGCGCCGGCCTGCCGACGACGGCGCTGGTGACCGATATGAACCAGCCGCTGGCCTCGGCCGCGGGCAATGCGGTGGAAGTGACGAACGCGGTGGATTTCCTCACCGGCCGGCTCCGCGACCGCAGGCTGGAGGAGGTCACGCTCGCGCTTGCAGCCGAGATGCTGGTCTCGACGGGTCTGGCGCGCAGCCAGAAGGAGGGGGTGGCCAATGCGCGGCAGGCGCTGCAGTCCGGCGCCGCCGCGGAGCGGTTCGGGCGCATGGTGCATGCGCTGGGCGGGCCGGCGGACTTTCTTGCAAAGTCCGCCAACCATCTGCCGAAGGCGCCGGTCGAGCTGGCGGTGGAGGCACGCTCGTCCGGCTATGTCCGGGCGATCGCGACCCGCGACATCGGCCTCGCGGTGGTGGCGCTCGGCGGAGGGCGAACGCGGCCGCAGGACGAGGTCGATCCGGCAGTCGGGCTGACGCGCCTCGCGCCCGTCGGCGCGGAGGTGCGGGCGGGCGATCCGCTCTGCCTCGTCCATGCCCGCTCGGATGACGATGCGAAGGCGGCGGCGAATGCGGTGCTGGCGGCCTACGACATCGGCAAGGTGCGGCCGCAGCCGTCGCCGGTGGTGCTGAGGCAGGTGTCGTCGTAGGGGATGGGTAGAAAAGGCCACCTGGCCAATCTCGACATCCTTGGCCGTCCCCCCTCATCGCCCTGCCGGGCATCGAGGGTCGAGCCGACGGTCTCGACCCGCGATGCCGGCAGCCAGGTGAGGGGGCATTCCGCCTCGCCTTTACCCTACTGCTCCAGGAGCAGCGTGCCGTCCTTGACCTCGAAGCGGGTGAGCTGGCGCAGCAGGCTCATTCCGACGAGGATGCCGGACAGCGCCTCGTCCTCCAGCACCACGGCGTCGACGTCCGAGACGCGGATGCGGCCGATCTCAACCGTGTCGATCCGCACGACGGCAGCCTTCGTCTTGCCGTTGGCGGTGTTGATCTCATGCTTGAAGGCCGTTCGCGGCACCGCGACGCCGACCTTGCGGGCGGTGGTCTCGTTCATGGCGATCAGCGTGGCGCCGGTGTCGATCAGCCCTTCCACCCTGCGGCCGTTGAAGCGCAGTTCGGTGCGGAAATGGCCGGCCTGGTCGGCGGGGATGGCAACCTTGCGGCCGGTAGGCGGGGCTTCGGCCGGTCGCGCTGGGGCGGCGGGCGCGGCGACCTCGATCGGCACAACCTCCGGATCATGCGGGCCGATGTCGAGGAAGTAGGGCACGGAGGCTGAAACGCCGATAAGCGCGCCGAGCAGCAGGATGGTCCGCATCAGGTGAGGTCCCGTTTCGGGGAATGCTAACCTGGCGCGGTCACCACGGGTTTAACGCGTGGGAGAAAGGCGGCTGCCGAGGACCGTTGCCAAGGCGCAGGCAGACTCCACGCCGTCATTCTCGGGCTTGTCCCGAGAATCTGCCAGCTTCTGTGGGAAGGGTGAAGGACGACAATCCCGACCGCCGATAGATCCTCGGCACAAGCCCGAGAATGACGGCGCTAGTTCTTTGCCGGTGCGCGGGGGTCGCGTCAGCGTGTCAAACGTTGCAGCGCTTACTTCGTCCCGTACATTCGGTCGCCGGCATCGCCGAGGCCGGGGACGATGTAGCCCTTTTCGTTCAGCTTTTCGTCGATCGCCGCCGTGAACACCGGCACGTCGGGATGCGCCTTGGTGAAGCGCTCGATGCCTTCCGGGGCGGCGAGCAGGCAGAGGTAGCGCAGGTTGGTCGCGCCGCGGCTCTTCAGCTTGTCGATCGCGGCGATCGCGGAGTTCGCCGTCGCCAGCATCGGGTCGACCACGATCACCAGCCGGTCGCCGAGGTCGCTCGGCGCCTTGAAGAAATATTCGACGGCCTCCAGCGTCTCGTGGTCGCGATAGAGGCCGACATGGGCGACGCGCGCGGCGGGCACGAGGTCGAGCAGGCCTTCCAGCAGCCCGTTGCCGGCGCGCAGCACCGAGGCGAAGACCAGTTTCTTGCCCTCCAGCGTCGGCGCGTCCATCGGCTGCAGCGGCGTTTCGATGCGCGTCGTGGTCAGTTCGAGGTCGCGGGTGACTTCGTAGCCCAGCAGCAGCGAGATCTCGCGCAGCAGCCGTCGGAACCCCGCCGTCGAGGTCTCCTTGTTGCGCATGATGGTGAGCTTGTGCTGAACGAGCGGGTGGTTGACGACGGTGACGCTCATTCGGGCAACTCCTGGCGGAACGGGACCGCTGGACTTTAGCCAAGCCTCGCGGTCCGGGGAACAGCCGGCGAAGGGTCAGCCACAGTTTTGTCGGAGATTTCAGCGTCCCGCGCGGGTCGGGTCGCCAAGCTTCGCCAACAGCGCCTTCCGTGTCTTCCTGTCGACGAAGGCGGCTTCGATCGCCGTGCGCGTGACCGCGGTCAGGTCGCGGTCGGACAGGCCGAAATGCTCTTTGGCGACCGCGTATTCCTTGCCGAGGCTGGTCCAGAAATAGGGAGGGTCGTCGGAGGACAGCGTGACCTTGCAGCCGGCCGCGCGCAGCTTCGGGAACGGGTGGTCCGCATAGGACGGGAATACCTTCAGCTCGATATTCGACACCGGGCAGACTTCCAGCACCACGCCTTCGTCGGCGATGCGCTTGACGAGGTCTGGGTTCTCGATGGCGCGCACGCCGTGGCCGATGCGGGATGGGCGGATGTGGTCGAGCGCGTCGCGCACGCTTTCCCAGCCGGCAAGCTCTCCGGCATGCACCGTAATGCCGAGGCCGGCCTCGCGGGCGATCTCGAAGGCGCGCACATAGTCCTCCACGTCGCCGAAACGCTCCTCTCCGGCCATGCCGAAGCCGGTGACGAGCGGATGGCCGCATTTGACCGCGAAACGGGCGGCCGCCTCGACCGATTCGACGCCGAAATGGCGCACGCCGGTGACGATCATCCGGCCCTCGATGCCGGTCTTCGCATTTGCCCGCCGGATGCCTTCGCCGAGCGCGTTTGTGTAGGCCGTGGGCGACAGGCCCGACTTCACCGCGTGGTCGGGCGAGGTGAAGACCTCGGAATAGATGGCGCCTTCCCGCGCGAGGCTGGTGAGATAGGTCTCGGTCAGCCGGGCATAGTCTTCCTCGTCGCGGAAGAGGCTCGAGGCGGCATCGTAGGCGGCCAGGAAGGAGGTGAAATCGTGCCAGACGAAGGATCCATCCCTGATGAAGCCCGAGACGTCCGCCCCGTATTTGCGCGCCTGCTTGATGACCAGTTCGGGAGAAGCCGCGCCTTCGACATGGCAGTGGATCTCGGCTTTCAACACCATAGGCACGCTCCGGTCTGCGCGATATGCCCGCATTCATCATGATTCGGCGCGCGGCGGTTCATCGCGCCCCGGAACATAGCGCTGCCGGATCGCATCGGCTATGGTCCGGCCCGATTTCGACAGGACACAATCATGTCAGAAGAACGCACCACGGTTCGCGGCGGCATGGAGACCTCCTACGGTTTCCGCAGTGTCGCGCCCGGCGAGAAGCAGGGTCTGGTCAACGACGTTTTCCACAAGGTCGCCGACCGTTACGACCTGATGAACGACCTGATGTCGGCCGGCATGCACCGGGTCTGGAAGGACGCGATGGTGACCTGGCTCAACCCGCCGAAGCGCGGCGACTGGCGCTCGCTGGATGTTGCCGGCGGCACGGGCGACATCGCCTTCCGCATCGTCGAGGCGTCGGACCGCAATGCGCATGTCACCGTGCTCGACATCAACGGCTCGATGCTCGGCGTCGGCCGCGAGCGCGCCGAGAAGCGCCGGATCGCGGAGAATGTGGATTTCGTCGAGGCCAATGCCGAGGAGCTGCCTTTCGCGGACGACACGTTCGACGCCTATACGATCGCCTTCGGCATCCGCAACGTGCCGCGCATCGATGTCGCGCTGTCGGAGGCGGCGAGGGTACTGAAGCCCGGCGGCCGCTTCCTGTGCCTGGAATTCTCCGAGGTCGAGATGCCGCTGCTCGATCGCGTCTACGATGCATGGTCGTTCAATGCCATCCCGCGCATCGGCCAGATGGTGGCGGGCGACGGCGAACCCTATCGCTATCTGGTGGAATCGATTCGGAAATTCCCGAACCAGCGCGATTTCGCGGCGATGATGACGGCGGCCGGCCTGTCGCGGGCGACCTGGCGCAACTATTCCGGCGGCATCGCCGCACTGCATTCGGCCTGGAAGATCTGACCGGGCATGGGCACATCGGGCGCTTATTTTCGTCTGGCCCGCGCGGGCTGGATCATGGTCCGCGAGGGCGTGATCGCAGCGCTACCGGGCGACCAGCTCTGGGGCCTGCCCAAGCTCGGCTGGCGGCTCGGCAGGCTGTTTTCGCGCAGGCGCTCCTCGAGTCTCGGCCGCAGCGAACGCTTTTCCAAGGCGGTCACGCGGCTGGGCCCCTCCTATGTGAAGCTCGGCCAGTTCCTCGCCACCCGGCCGGACGTGGTAGGCAGCGAGATCGCCAACGATCTCGCCAAGCTGCAGGACCGCATGCCGACCTTCCCGCGCGAGCAGGCGGTGGCGGCGATAGAGGGGTCGCTCGGTCGCACGGTGGACGACCTCTATGTGCATCTGGGCGACCCGGTGGCGGCGGCCTCGATCGCGCAGGTGCATCCGGCCCAGGTGGCGAAGGATGGCGAACTGCGCAAGATGGCCGTCAAGGTGATCCGTCCGGGCGTGCGGCGGCGCTTCTTCCAGGATCTTGAAAGCTATTTCCTCGCCGCCCGGCAGATGGAGCGCTTCGTTCCGGCGACGCGCCGGCTGCGGCCGGTCCAGGTGGCCGAGATCCTGGAGCAGACGACCAAGATCGAGATGGACCTGCGGCTGGAGGCGGCGGCGCTGTCGGAGATCGGCGAGAACACGGCCGCCGACCCGGGCTTCCGCGTGCCGGCCGTCGACTGGGAGCGGACCGGGCGCGACGTGCTGACGCTCGAATGGATCGACGGCATCAAGATGTCGGACACGGAAGGGCTGCGGCTCGCCGGCCACGACCTCAACGTGCTGGCCGCGACGCTGATCCAGTCCTTCCTGCGGCACACGCTGCGCGACGGCTTCTTCCATGCCGACATGCATCCGGGCAACCTGTTCGTGGAGGCGGACGGGACGATCGTCGCGGTCGACTTCGGCATCACCGGCCGGCTCGGAAAGAAGGAGCGGCGGTTTCTCGCCGAAATCCTCTACGGCTTCATC
The Mesorhizobium australicum genome window above contains:
- the upp gene encoding uracil phosphoribosyltransferase; the encoded protein is MSVTVVNHPLVQHKLTIMRNKETSTAGFRRLLREISLLLGYEVTRDLELTTTRIETPLQPMDAPTLEGKKLVFASVLRAGNGLLEGLLDLVPAARVAHVGLYRDHETLEAVEYFFKAPSDLGDRLVIVVDPMLATANSAIAAIDKLKSRGATNLRYLCLLAAPEGIERFTKAHPDVPVFTAAIDEKLNEKGYIVPGLGDAGDRMYGTK
- the cdd gene encoding cytidine deaminase; amino-acid sequence: MAVTDELFAVARTAMAKSYAPYSKFPVGAALRTADGRTYSGANIEVASYPEGWCAETTMLGHYIMDGGGEITDIVVVAERMDRITPCGGCRQRLAEFSLPSTRLHLCDQNGVVETTTMGAILPYGFSGEILK
- a CDS encoding purine-nucleoside phosphorylase; translated protein: MTTAVDILVERLAGRTPKVGLVLGSGLGGLVDEVKNPVRISYGELPGFPKSGVTGHAGELVAGDFNGTPVIMMAGRAHYYEHGNAGAMRPALEVLQGIGVETLMLTNAAGSLEPTMGPGSVMLITDHINFSGSNPLFGEPTDKRFVGLTQAYDAEMRAALEAAAQKTGTPLHKGVYMWFSGPSFETPAEIRMARIVGANAVGMSTVPEVILARFLGLRVAACSVITNLAAGMTGGELSHQETKDMAPLGGARLAAILREAIGGF
- a CDS encoding aldehyde dehydrogenase family protein; translation: MNQIQDILKTMDYGPAPEEDAIVRDWLKRHKGRFGHFIGGKFTAAGGETFGVPNPATGETLAEVAIAGKKEVDAAVKAATGAFASWSKLSGNQRARHLYAIARQVQKHARFLAVLETMDNGKPIRETRDIDIPLVARHFYHHAGWAELRDEAFPGHVPAGVCGQIIPWNFPLLMLAWKIAPALAAGCTVVLKPAEHTPLTALAFAEICKEAGLPAGVVNIVNGGGETGALIAGHEGIAKLAFTGSTEVGRILRKQTAGSGKKLSLELGGKSPFIVYADADLDAAVEGVVDAIWFNQGEVCCAGSRAIVQEGVAERFYAKLRARMEKLRVGDPLDKSTDVGAVVAKVQMEQIAARVKDGVAEGAAMFQPSWASKLSTKGCFYPPTLFTDVMPASKLAQEEIFGPVLVSMTFRTPGEAIQLANNSRYGLAASIWSQNLDTAFDAARRLKAGVVWINSTNLFDAAIPFGGYKESGFGREGGKEGMHEYLVPGWLKTAKPAAIAKPLPAAAPLDADEERGEGASLDRTVKLYIGGKQARPDSGYSYPVHDHAGKFVTEAPLGNRKDIRNAVEAAHKADGWSGMTGHARAQVLYFLAENLELRAGEFARRLVQATGASAAKASREVDATVARVMYYAAWADKYDGAARAPQARMLSVVLNEPWDVMAISCPDEAPLLSFVSLVAPAIAMGNRVVVTPSPRQPLAALDLYQVFDTSDVPGGVVNIVTGDRDQLAGVLAKHDDVAAHWYFGSKEGSALVEKESGGNLKAVWANQGLARDWLDPAQGQGEEFLFHAVRHKAIWTPFGV
- the ubiB gene encoding 2-polyprenylphenol 6-hydroxylase, translating into MGTSGAYFRLARAGWIMVREGVIAALPGDQLWGLPKLGWRLGRLFSRRRSSSLGRSERFSKAVTRLGPSYVKLGQFLATRPDVVGSEIANDLAKLQDRMPTFPREQAVAAIEGSLGRTVDDLYVHLGDPVAAASIAQVHPAQVAKDGELRKMAVKVIRPGVRRRFFQDLESYFLAARQMERFVPATRRLRPVQVAEILEQTTKIEMDLRLEAAALSEIGENTAADPGFRVPAVDWERTGRDVLTLEWIDGIKMSDTEGLRLAGHDLNVLAATLIQSFLRHTLRDGFFHADMHPGNLFVEADGTIVAVDFGITGRLGKKERRFLAEILYGFIVRDYRRVADVHFEAGYVPRKHDPASFAQAIRAIGEPIHGQPAETISMAKLLTLLFEVTELFDMEARPELVMLQKTMVVVEGVARTLDPAFNMWKTAEPVVGGWIRDNLGPKGLLIDARDGVNALVALARQAPELAERTERLTREIDLMAERGLRFDEETAKKIGKAEARGTRWGRVALWVGALALVWIAWQVT
- a CDS encoding TIGR02281 family clan AA aspartic protease encodes the protein MRTILLLGALIGVSASVPYFLDIGPHDPEVVPIEVAAPAAPARPAEAPPTGRKVAIPADQAGHFRTELRFNGRRVEGLIDTGATLIAMNETTARKVGVAVPRTAFKHEINTANGKTKAAVVRIDTVEIGRIRVSDVDAVVLEDEALSGILVGMSLLRQLTRFEVKDGTLLLEQ
- the ubiE gene encoding bifunctional demethylmenaquinone methyltransferase/2-methoxy-6-polyprenyl-1,4-benzoquinol methylase UbiE, translating into MSEERTTVRGGMETSYGFRSVAPGEKQGLVNDVFHKVADRYDLMNDLMSAGMHRVWKDAMVTWLNPPKRGDWRSLDVAGGTGDIAFRIVEASDRNAHVTVLDINGSMLGVGRERAEKRRIAENVDFVEANAEELPFADDTFDAYTIAFGIRNVPRIDVALSEAARVLKPGGRFLCLEFSEVEMPLLDRVYDAWSFNAIPRIGQMVAGDGEPYRYLVESIRKFPNQRDFAAMMTAAGLSRATWRNYSGGIAALHSAWKI
- a CDS encoding adenosine deaminase gives rise to the protein MVLKAEIHCHVEGAASPELVIKQARKYGADVSGFIRDGSFVWHDFTSFLAAYDAASSLFRDEEDYARLTETYLTSLAREGAIYSEVFTSPDHAVKSGLSPTAYTNALGEGIRRANAKTGIEGRMIVTGVRHFGVESVEAAARFAVKCGHPLVTGFGMAGEERFGDVEDYVRAFEIAREAGLGITVHAGELAGWESVRDALDHIRPSRIGHGVRAIENPDLVKRIADEGVVLEVCPVSNIELKVFPSYADHPFPKLRAAGCKVTLSSDDPPYFWTSLGKEYAVAKEHFGLSDRDLTAVTRTAIEAAFVDRKTRKALLAKLGDPTRAGR
- the deoA gene encoding thymidine phosphorylase, producing MSTLLPQEFIRLKRDGKALPKAAIAEFVEGMASGSVTEGQVAAFGMAVFLNGMSRDEAVALTIAMRDSGEVLAWSLPGPVVDKHSTGGVGDNVSLMLAPIVAACGAYVPMISGRGLGHTGGTLDKMDAIPGYVSQPDNQRFRKVVREVGCAIIGQTGDLAPADKRFYAIRDVTGTVESIPLITASILSKKLAAGLGALVLDVKSGNGAFMAKPRDASALAKSLVEVANGAGLPTTALVTDMNQPLASAAGNAVEVTNAVDFLTGRLRDRRLEEVTLALAAEMLVSTGLARSQKEGVANARQALQSGAAAERFGRMVHALGGPADFLAKSANHLPKAPVELAVEARSSGYVRAIATRDIGLAVVALGGGRTRPQDEVDPAVGLTRLAPVGAEVRAGDPLCLVHARSDDDAKAAANAVLAAYDIGKVRPQPSPVVLRQVSS
- the deoC gene encoding deoxyribose-phosphate aldolase, whose translation is MNAKTEHAVASGAAPVHLSNLRPRNDGTPLKAEWFEAMDVNLSAAERRAATLTTRRTVKKAWQAAWLIRAIEVIDLTTLAGDDTPGRVRRLCAKARHPLRDDLVEALGLTGRRLTTGAVCVYPTMVPTAVKALEGSGIPVASVATGFPTGLTPLKQRLEEIRYAVGEGAGEIDIVITRAHVLNGEWAALYDEVAQMREACGEAHLKAILATGELKTLTNVYKASMVAMQAGADFIKTSTGTEAVNATLPVSLVMCRAIRDYLEFTGGVHVGFKPAGGIRAAKDALAWLILMKEELGDAWLQPDLFRLGASALLGDIERQLEHYVTGRYSSNDRHGMG